In Acidimicrobiales bacterium, a single genomic region encodes these proteins:
- a CDS encoding pilus assembly protein, which translates to MRLPARICGDRGSIAVEVAVIAPALVFLMLLVVYAGKVSEADGNVERAAADAARAASLRQHPGDATDDAQTSAAANLAVAGVPCLTLTTTVDTGDFEPGGTVTVTVRCEASMADVTLLGVPGRRIFTASAVEVIDTYRSAS; encoded by the coding sequence ATGAGACTCCCAGCGCGCATCTGCGGCGACCGTGGATCGATCGCCGTCGAGGTCGCGGTCATCGCACCTGCGCTCGTGTTCCTCATGCTGCTCGTCGTCTACGCAGGAAAGGTCTCGGAGGCCGACGGCAACGTCGAGCGCGCCGCGGCCGATGCCGCTCGAGCGGCATCGCTTCGCCAACACCCCGGCGACGCCACGGATGACGCACAGACCAGTGCGGCAGCGAACCTCGCCGTCGCTGGAGTGCCGTGCCTCACTCTGACCACGACGGTTGACACCGGCGACTTCGAACCTGGCGGCACCGTCACGGTCACAGTCCGCTGCGAAGCCTCGATGGCCGACGTCACGCTTCTCGGTGTTCCCGGCCGACGAATCTTCACGGCGTCCGCGGTAGAGGTGATCGACACCTACCGGAGTGCGTCGTGA
- a CDS encoding LysM peptidoglycan-binding domain-containing protein codes for MNDRRPLLLIRGVLSLVATLALIVGVPLLLATLVGWPLPTSIPTLHALEEAAQSGISDQVVVNTLAVIAWIAWPQLALALVTEAVGVARGRQAIHLPVLPAFQVTATRLVAGILMMASTVQPARAVAEPTPIPVPAEVAAATPESIPDSPDPSSYGHTPTLHGRPSDPAPAAPAADHPTVTVQRHDSYWAIAERTLGDGLRWNEILDLNVGRTLPDGTTISAGDDTLHSGWVLVLPGDATIEPAASPSGGPAPATAEEDGLATLVVERGDNFWSIAEDRLEGDLGREVGDPEVLPYWGEVVAANRARYAELVDVDLIYPGQVVVLPPTGVELPPPPPTAEEEPAPSPAGAVVLDEPPTATTEPAPATENPASEETPPTTTAADNDGVPRQTVDESSQGDPSEGEDSSDAPVAVALGGLSSIALAVGLKRLLDRRRRRFVNENPGDLPGRTPADQRELHQTVIAQADEGRIDDLQGVLGRLAASLAAMGSERRPRMIRHSDTSLEVLLDQPDPNALPGWHSTDDGTVWTLVERPDNDEPYDGPLSPSPLMVTVGQPEDDAQLYLDLEADGIVALTGDLDVATNLARSIVTELTLSPLADTLRVIAIGDFVDPGADVLEHLTIVDTWDGHAEDLVAWSTQSHAALAENGWANAFVGRGHDPDHDALVPIAVVADRPPPDELAAALRAAQPSAVAVVVVGEFRDALATVCCEEDALNFDAINLACSPQELEADELAATSSLLVATDSPAEQELMDQLRAEFEASASSNGTGPTDGDEPDLMVEGPGDPADEPPEYDVLVRLLGDITVEGGEPLKPKATAVVAYLALHRSVTTDRLEEACWFGSDGVSHTKRLHDTMAECRSALGSQHFPANRSGKYVVGPHVGTDLDLFDWHVQRAAELPPDEAVEHYQAALDLVTGKPFSYPNAARASYGWVDFEHHSTSWEHRVAGVAQACAAMHLDAGEPDKAIAMLRRVIQAIPLNSAVVETLMRAHIADEDRAGAENVYREHVAALEQAKLGDPEDSIEQLRLELHPR; via the coding sequence ATGAACGACCGACGACCCCTGCTGCTGATCCGCGGCGTCCTCTCACTGGTCGCGACGCTCGCCCTGATCGTCGGCGTCCCGCTCCTGCTCGCCACTCTGGTGGGCTGGCCGCTACCGACCAGCATCCCGACCCTCCACGCCTTGGAAGAGGCAGCCCAGTCGGGCATCAGCGACCAGGTCGTCGTCAACACGCTCGCAGTCATCGCGTGGATCGCCTGGCCACAACTCGCCCTCGCGCTGGTGACAGAAGCCGTTGGGGTCGCCAGAGGCCGCCAGGCAATCCACCTCCCGGTGCTCCCCGCGTTCCAGGTCACCGCCACCCGCCTGGTTGCCGGGATCCTCATGATGGCCTCGACCGTGCAACCTGCCCGCGCCGTCGCCGAGCCCACTCCCATCCCGGTCCCCGCCGAAGTAGCTGCAGCGACACCGGAGTCGATCCCCGACTCACCGGATCCGAGTTCCTACGGGCACACGCCGACACTCCACGGCCGCCCCAGTGACCCAGCGCCGGCCGCGCCAGCGGCCGATCATCCGACGGTCACCGTTCAGCGGCACGACAGCTACTGGGCCATCGCCGAACGCACCCTCGGCGACGGCCTGCGGTGGAACGAGATCCTCGACCTCAACGTCGGGCGCACGCTCCCCGACGGCACCACGATCAGCGCGGGAGACGACACGCTGCACTCGGGCTGGGTTCTCGTGCTGCCTGGCGACGCCACCATCGAGCCTGCCGCCTCGCCGTCCGGTGGTCCCGCCCCGGCAACCGCGGAGGAAGATGGCCTCGCAACCCTTGTCGTCGAGCGCGGCGACAATTTCTGGTCCATCGCCGAAGATCGACTGGAAGGCGACCTCGGACGAGAAGTGGGCGACCCGGAGGTCCTGCCCTACTGGGGCGAGGTCGTCGCCGCCAACCGGGCCCGCTACGCAGAACTCGTGGACGTCGATCTCATCTATCCCGGTCAGGTCGTGGTGCTTCCGCCCACGGGTGTCGAGCTACCACCGCCGCCCCCAACGGCCGAAGAAGAGCCGGCGCCGTCGCCAGCCGGCGCTGTCGTGCTCGACGAACCACCGACAGCAACAACGGAACCGGCTCCGGCAACGGAGAACCCCGCTTCCGAAGAGACACCGCCCACGACGACTGCCGCTGACAACGATGGCGTGCCGCGGCAAACGGTCGACGAGTCGTCGCAGGGCGATCCGTCAGAGGGCGAGGATTCGAGCGACGCGCCCGTGGCGGTGGCGTTGGGCGGGTTGTCGAGCATCGCGCTCGCGGTGGGCTTGAAGCGCCTCCTCGACCGCCGGCGCCGCCGCTTCGTCAACGAGAACCCGGGTGACCTCCCCGGCCGCACGCCGGCCGACCAGCGCGAGCTGCATCAGACCGTGATCGCCCAAGCCGACGAGGGTCGCATCGACGACCTGCAGGGCGTGCTCGGCCGCCTCGCCGCATCCCTCGCTGCCATGGGATCAGAACGCCGGCCACGGATGATCCGACACTCGGACACCAGCCTCGAAGTCCTGCTCGACCAGCCCGACCCGAACGCCCTGCCCGGCTGGCACAGCACAGACGACGGCACGGTGTGGACCCTCGTCGAGCGACCGGACAACGACGAGCCTTACGACGGGCCGCTCAGTCCGTCACCGCTGATGGTGACCGTCGGCCAGCCCGAAGACGACGCACAGCTCTACCTCGACCTCGAAGCAGACGGAATCGTGGCTCTCACCGGCGACCTCGACGTCGCCACCAACCTCGCCCGCTCGATCGTCACCGAGCTGACGCTCAGCCCACTCGCCGACACGCTCCGAGTCATCGCGATCGGCGATTTCGTCGACCCCGGCGCCGACGTCCTCGAGCACCTCACGATCGTCGACACCTGGGATGGTCATGCCGAGGACCTCGTGGCATGGTCAACCCAATCCCACGCCGCACTTGCTGAGAACGGCTGGGCCAATGCATTCGTCGGGCGCGGGCACGATCCCGACCACGACGCCCTCGTTCCCATCGCGGTGGTAGCCGACCGGCCACCTCCCGACGAGCTGGCCGCCGCACTTCGCGCCGCTCAGCCGTCTGCGGTCGCAGTGGTCGTCGTCGGCGAGTTCCGGGACGCCTTGGCCACGGTCTGCTGCGAAGAGGATGCACTCAACTTCGACGCGATCAACCTGGCCTGCTCACCCCAGGAACTCGAGGCAGACGAGCTGGCCGCCACCTCCAGCCTTCTCGTCGCCACCGACAGCCCAGCGGAGCAGGAACTCATGGACCAGCTACGGGCCGAGTTCGAAGCGTCCGCATCGTCGAACGGCACCGGCCCCACCGATGGCGACGAGCCTGATCTAATGGTGGAAGGACCAGGTGACCCGGCGGACGAGCCACCGGAGTACGACGTACTCGTTCGGTTGCTCGGGGACATCACCGTCGAAGGGGGCGAGCCGCTGAAACCGAAGGCGACGGCAGTCGTCGCCTACCTAGCACTCCACCGCTCGGTCACGACCGATCGGTTGGAGGAAGCCTGCTGGTTCGGCTCGGACGGCGTCTCGCACACCAAGCGGCTTCACGACACGATGGCCGAGTGCCGCTCCGCTCTCGGATCCCAGCACTTCCCGGCCAACCGCAGCGGCAAGTACGTCGTCGGGCCGCACGTTGGCACCGACCTCGATCTGTTCGATTGGCACGTCCAGCGCGCTGCCGAGCTACCGCCGGACGAAGCGGTCGAGCACTACCAGGCCGCGCTCGACCTGGTCACCGGCAAGCCGTTCTCCTACCCGAACGCTGCCCGCGCCTCGTACGGCTGGGTCGACTTCGAGCACCATTCCACCAGCTGGGAACATCGGGTCGCGGGTGTCGCCCAGGCGTGCGCGGCGATGCACCTCGACGCGGGCGAGCCCGACAAGGCGATCGCGATGCTCCGCCGAGTCATCCAGGCGATCCCCCTGAACAGCGCCGTCGTCGAGACTCTCATGCGGGCCCACATCGCCGACGAGGATCGGGCCGGCGCCGAGAACGTCTACAGGGAGCACGTCGCCGCTCTCGAGCAAGCGAAGCTCGGCGACCCCGAGGACTCCATCGAGCAACTCAGGCTGGAGCTCCATCCACGATGA
- a CDS encoding Tad domain-containing protein — MNPHDERGSITAFVAVVAIALVLVAGMAYDGGQVIRAHNAARNDAERAARAGAQEIDLDHLRATNEPRLDPAAAEAAALECLERTGARGTATVSIASVTVTVTAVQPMLILPGAARTIVVRETATAVDEVQP, encoded by the coding sequence GTGAACCCCCACGACGAGCGAGGAAGCATCACCGCCTTCGTCGCGGTCGTCGCCATCGCCCTAGTTCTCGTCGCCGGCATGGCCTACGACGGGGGCCAGGTCATCCGCGCCCACAACGCAGCACGCAACGACGCAGAGCGAGCCGCTCGAGCTGGGGCCCAGGAGATCGATCTCGACCACCTCCGCGCGACGAACGAGCCCCGTCTCGACCCGGCCGCCGCGGAGGCCGCCGCCCTCGAGTGCCTCGAGCGGACCGGAGCCAGAGGAACGGCGACCGTCTCGATCGCCTCCGTCACCGTCACGGTCACCGCAGTCCAGCCGATGCTCATCCTCCCCGGCGCCGCACGAACCATCGTCGTACGCGAGACCGCCACAGCCGTCGACGAGGTACAGCCATGA
- a CDS encoding type II secretion system F family protein, whose protein sequence is MNTLVMVVLGAGVGVGVLLIRRGLAPRPPSLEEVLAGLARPGTSLDDVAPADASRFGPIETAARRVVEALGYDAHRHTQELELVGRSAERHAFDKLLGAIAGLLVPNLAVAALVVLGIPVPVGVIAMFSLATAAAGFLMPDLLLRDEAGKRQGAFRHALSSYLDLVNVLLAGGAGIETALHAAADAGDGWGYQTIRAELRRARLTGQSPWDAFAQLGARLGINEMAELAASASLAGSQGARIRTSLAAKADTLRGHQVAETEAAAEAATERMTLPVAVLLFGFLVFIAYPAVVQITSVSGPQP, encoded by the coding sequence GTGAACACGCTCGTCATGGTCGTGCTGGGAGCCGGCGTCGGTGTCGGAGTACTGCTCATCAGGCGAGGCCTCGCACCACGCCCACCGAGCCTCGAGGAGGTCCTCGCCGGGCTCGCCCGCCCCGGAACCAGCCTCGACGACGTCGCACCAGCGGACGCGTCCAGGTTCGGCCCGATCGAAACGGCTGCCCGACGAGTCGTCGAGGCCCTCGGCTACGACGCGCACCGCCACACTCAGGAGCTGGAGCTCGTCGGCCGCAGTGCTGAGCGCCACGCGTTCGACAAGCTTCTCGGCGCGATCGCCGGGCTGCTCGTCCCCAACCTGGCCGTCGCGGCGCTCGTGGTTCTCGGGATCCCGGTGCCGGTCGGTGTCATCGCGATGTTCTCGCTGGCCACCGCGGCCGCGGGGTTCCTGATGCCCGATCTCCTCCTGCGTGACGAGGCAGGGAAGCGACAGGGAGCGTTCCGCCACGCCCTCTCGTCCTATCTTGACCTGGTCAACGTGCTCCTGGCCGGAGGAGCTGGCATCGAAACGGCGCTGCACGCCGCAGCCGACGCCGGCGACGGCTGGGGATACCAGACCATCCGCGCCGAACTTCGCCGAGCCCGCCTCACCGGACAGTCCCCGTGGGACGCCTTCGCCCAACTCGGCGCCCGCCTCGGCATCAACGAGATGGCCGAGCTCGCCGCCAGCGCCTCCCTCGCCGGATCGCAGGGGGCTCGCATCCGAACATCCCTGGCCGCCAAAGCCGACACGCTCCGCGGCCACCAAGTCGCCGAGACCGAGGCCGCAGCCGAGGCCGCCACCGAACGCATGACCCTCCCTGTCGCCGTCCTGTTGTTCGGCTTCCTCGTCTTCATCGCCTACCCCGCCGTCGTGCAGATCACGTCAGTCAGCGGACCCCAACCCTGA
- a CDS encoding pilus assembly protein encodes MTAIQVAVLFPAVLFWIMLIVQYGLWWHAKQVANAAAAEAVDAAQVANGTARDGEDAAGSFLAHSGNLHSITVTVSREPAMVTAEVRGEAPQLVPGFAWSVAARSAAPVERFVPEAER; translated from the coding sequence GTGACGGCCATCCAGGTCGCCGTCCTCTTTCCTGCCGTCCTCTTCTGGATCATGCTCATCGTCCAGTACGGGCTGTGGTGGCACGCCAAACAAGTCGCCAACGCGGCCGCGGCCGAGGCCGTCGACGCAGCCCAGGTCGCCAACGGCACCGCCCGCGACGGCGAGGACGCCGCCGGCTCGTTCCTCGCCCACTCCGGGAACCTCCACAGCATCACCGTCACCGTGAGCCGGGAGCCCGCGATGGTCACCGCCGAGGTCCGTGGTGAAGCACCCCAGCTCGTCCCTGGCTTCGCATGGTCGGTCGCCGCTCGCAGCGCCGCACCGGTCGAGCGGTTCGTCCCCGAGGCAGAACGATGA
- a CDS encoding type II toxin-antitoxin system RelE/ParE family toxin codes for MAAFHAVYYREAGGAEPVRDFLDDLDDEVAAVLAQQIDRLNLLSDEVPHLPFPHSSQVDGELRELRCHYGRQLFRILYRRSDRLLVLLHILSKRTAKIPAQDITVAQERWDDFKARMEADPRTPPRAAGHDAP; via the coding sequence ATGGCCGCGTTCCATGCCGTGTACTACCGAGAGGCTGGCGGGGCCGAGCCCGTACGCGACTTCCTCGACGATCTCGATGACGAGGTCGCTGCCGTCCTGGCCCAGCAAATCGACCGACTGAACTTGCTCAGCGACGAGGTTCCCCACCTCCCGTTCCCACACAGCTCGCAGGTCGACGGGGAGCTGCGCGAGCTTCGCTGCCACTACGGGCGACAGCTCTTCCGGATCCTGTACCGCCGCTCGGACCGCCTCCTGGTGCTACTCCACATCCTGTCGAAGCGGACCGCCAAGATCCCCGCGCAAGACATCACCGTCGCCCAAGAGCGCTGGGACGACTTCAAGGCCCGGATGGAGGCCGATCCCCGGACCCCGCCCCGGGCGGCGGGCCACGATGCCCCCTGA
- a CDS encoding helix-turn-helix domain-containing protein — MAKNDSPIGSSVEEHIGQRRARSPKYRETQDRLRPFEEIARMVIMRRAHLGLTQQELAERMDTTKSVISRIESGQHRSGTDTLRRLAVALDGHAVIGFEFDSAQPARSDLVRL, encoded by the coding sequence ATGGCCAAGAACGACAGCCCCATCGGAAGCAGCGTCGAAGAGCACATCGGCCAACGTCGCGCCCGGAGCCCCAAGTACCGGGAGACCCAGGACCGGCTCCGTCCGTTCGAGGAGATCGCCCGCATGGTGATCATGCGTCGAGCCCATCTCGGTCTGACCCAGCAAGAACTGGCAGAGCGGATGGACACCACCAAGTCGGTGATCTCCCGCATCGAGAGCGGTCAGCACCGCAGCGGTACCGACACCCTGCGACGCCTCGCCGTGGCCCTCGACGGCCACGCCGTCATCGGCTTCGAGTTCGACTCGGCGCAACCAGCTCGATCCGACCTGGTCCGTCTCTAG